The Kiritimatiellia bacterium genome has a window encoding:
- a CDS encoding MFS transporter: MIEGVAWSVMSGFGDAYLSPFALRLGAGNRAMAALGSMPLVIGALAQVAGAALAERFGRRKPLLVATTAAHAAAYVLLYAGAIATPARAVDWVLILGATLAWLGAFGTPAWTSWMGDVTSDHDRGRYLARRNSTVMIALTASMLLAASILSWFRQRGQVLFGFGVLFSVAALARALSSWLLSRHWEPPMVRSPEPGFSFWDFLRRAPRSNFVKFSLLVALMNGATNVAGPFFSVYMLRDLHWSYAQFTLNNVVQLLAQTAAYRWWGAVCDRHGSRVAIKAASVLLPALPLLWAITTDFRLLLAVQVLSGLSWAGFNLATTNFIYDAVTPAKRARVVGYHGLLNAAGTLIGANLIGAPLAELLPNEFAIGPWTVRLVSSLPLVFVASGLLRIAVAAVMLPRFREVRPVERVSTWTILRRFGSGEPVLTAGIDVIQRVPRLVRLGGRTGSRPPPPDHEPHETDHRHS; encoded by the coding sequence GTGATCGAGGGCGTGGCGTGGTCGGTGATGTCGGGCTTCGGGGATGCGTACCTTTCGCCCTTCGCGCTGCGCCTGGGCGCCGGCAACCGCGCGATGGCCGCGCTGGGCAGCATGCCGCTGGTGATCGGTGCGCTCGCGCAGGTCGCGGGCGCCGCGCTCGCGGAGCGGTTCGGCCGCCGCAAGCCGCTGCTGGTCGCGACCACCGCCGCGCACGCGGCCGCGTACGTGCTGCTCTACGCGGGCGCGATCGCAACGCCCGCACGCGCGGTCGACTGGGTGCTGATCCTCGGGGCAACGCTCGCATGGCTCGGTGCGTTCGGTACACCGGCCTGGACCAGCTGGATGGGCGATGTGACCAGCGACCACGATCGCGGCCGCTACTTGGCGCGGCGCAACTCCACGGTGATGATCGCGCTGACGGCCTCCATGTTGCTGGCGGCGAGCATACTTTCGTGGTTCCGCCAGCGCGGGCAGGTGCTCTTCGGTTTCGGCGTACTGTTTTCGGTCGCGGCGCTCGCGCGCGCGCTGAGCTCCTGGCTGCTGTCGCGGCACTGGGAGCCGCCGATGGTTCGCTCGCCCGAGCCGGGGTTCTCGTTCTGGGACTTCCTCCGCCGCGCACCGCGTTCGAATTTTGTGAAGTTCAGCCTGCTGGTCGCGCTGATGAACGGTGCGACCAACGTCGCGGGTCCGTTTTTCAGCGTGTACATGCTGCGCGATCTGCACTGGTCCTACGCGCAGTTCACGCTGAACAACGTCGTCCAGCTGCTCGCGCAGACCGCCGCGTACCGTTGGTGGGGCGCGGTGTGCGATCGCCACGGTTCTCGCGTCGCGATCAAGGCCGCGAGCGTGCTGCTGCCGGCGCTGCCGCTGCTGTGGGCGATCACGACCGACTTCCGGCTGCTGCTGGCCGTGCAGGTGCTGTCCGGCCTCAGCTGGGCGGGGTTCAACCTCGCAACCACAAATTTCATTTACGACGCGGTGACACCCGCGAAACGCGCGAGAGTCGTCGGTTACCACGGACTGCTCAACGCCGCGGGCACACTGATTGGCGCGAACCTGATCGGCGCGCCGCTGGCAGAACTGCTGCCGAACGAGTTCGCGATCGGCCCCTGGACGGTGCGGCTGGTGTCCTCGCTGCCGCTGGTATTCGTCGCCTCCGGTTTGCTACGCATCGCAGTCGCGGCGGTGATGCTGCCGAGGTTCCGCGAGGTGCGGCCGGTCGAACGCGTGAGCACCTGGACCATCTTGCGACGTTTCGGCAGCGGCGAACCGGTGCTGACGGCGGGGATCGACGTGATCCAGAGGGTTCCGCGACTGGTGCGCCTTGGTGGCCGGACCGGCAGCCGGCCGCCGCCGCCCGACCATGAACCACATGAAACTGATCATCGCCACTCGTAA